In one window of Comamonas testosteroni DNA:
- a CDS encoding CPCC family cysteine-rich protein, translating into MPLYQCPCCDYFSLDDRGEYSICSVCFWEDSGWDVDCPDEYSGPNHMTLREGRRNFQRFGACDYRMRKSVLPPAARNRYRHGPRVLSQVASIRVGR; encoded by the coding sequence ATGCCGCTGTACCAGTGCCCGTGCTGCGACTACTTCTCGCTCGATGACCGTGGCGAGTACAGCATCTGCAGCGTCTGCTTCTGGGAGGACAGTGGCTGGGATGTGGACTGCCCGGATGAATACTCCGGCCCCAACCATATGACGCTGCGCGAAGGTCGGCGCAACTTTCAGCGCTTTGGTGCCTGCGATTACCGAATGCGCAAGAGCGTGCTCCCACCGGCAGCGCGCAACCGCTATCGGCATGGACCGCGCGTTCTGAGTCAAGTGGCATCAATCCGCGTGGGGCGGTGA
- a CDS encoding DUF192 domain-containing protein gives MKNFSSQTSDSRQCGWRARTMLLAAAALFGLLGTAPAMAGDQGQPQMNLRRIDLTAGMYRIDTQLAVTPQQREIGLMFRKEMPQQEGMLFVFEVPGVQCFWMRNTILPLTAAFVADDGTIVNLADMKPMSEDSHCSAKPVRYVLEMNQGWFTKRGIKAGTKLGGAPFNR, from the coding sequence ATGAAGAACTTCTCCAGCCAAACCTCTGACTCACGCCAATGCGGCTGGCGTGCGCGCACCATGTTGCTAGCCGCAGCGGCCCTGTTCGGACTGCTGGGCACCGCACCGGCAATGGCCGGCGATCAAGGTCAGCCCCAGATGAATCTGCGCCGCATCGACCTGACGGCCGGTATGTACCGCATCGACACCCAGCTGGCCGTCACGCCGCAGCAACGCGAGATTGGTCTCATGTTCCGCAAGGAGATGCCGCAGCAAGAAGGCATGCTCTTTGTCTTCGAAGTACCCGGCGTGCAGTGCTTCTGGATGCGCAACACCATCCTGCCCCTGACAGCGGCCTTTGTGGCCGATGACGGCACCATCGTCAATCTGGCCGACATGAAACCCATGAGCGAAGACTCTCACTGCTCGGCCAAGCCCGTGCGCTACGTGCTGGAGATGAACCAGGGCTGGTTTACCAAGCGCGGCATCAAGGCAGGCACCAAGCTGGGCGGCGCGCCCTTCAATCGCTAA